One genomic region from Salvia hispanica cultivar TCC Black 2014 chromosome 2, UniMelb_Shisp_WGS_1.0, whole genome shotgun sequence encodes:
- the LOC125208415 gene encoding uncharacterized protein LOC125208415: MAFNLPRFIAIRTTTFPGHGHLYYNESGSSVSLGESSVFSTLVKIEVERATSNANFVHLRFCHSNRYWSRRANSNVIIAELNKPVEDTKDPSCTLFQPLQVSGQPAGVFFFNHVPTGGRLWVDDMANWGVFVWENPPAWPGHLTFVDWSTLVKLPGHVAFRGDNNRYLRGVSQDGLNYLQFSSNDANELASSHRVLLMSGGQLRITSDHWGGRFWRRSPNWIWADATDQSSLFSSDAQFWPVRVNNTTIGLRNEGNGQFCSRLTAQGKTSMLNAAVRTITTEARLVVQELVSQRNIYNVRYRMENARIFNEMPFLAGSSVVTNTTDQEATSLVEITYQDERSYSFSRSLSLTAGVETRIRTGVPFIVEGEITMSFEINTTLQWDTATTTTRSVMGSGSVPVPARTTARIDYVGTRGTCDIPFSYTQQDTNSTNGQISHTDQIDGIYKGVSCYNFNFVIRSTQRLA, translated from the exons ATGGCCTTCAATCTTCCGAGGTTCATCGCCATTAGAACAACTACTTTTCCTGGTCATGGGCATTTATACTACAACGAAAGTGGAAGTTCAGTAAGTCTTGGGGAAAGTAGTGTGTTCAGCACGCTCGTGAAGATTGAAGTCGAAAGAGCAACAAGCAACGCCAACTTCGTTCACCTCCGATTCTGTCATTCCAACAGGTATTGGTCGAGGAGAGCAAACAGCAACGTCATTATTGCTGAATTGAACAAACCCGTGGAAGACACAAAGGATCCTTCATGCACGTTGTTTCAGCCGCTTCAGGTGAGTGGTCAGCCGGCAggtgtgtttttctttaatcaTGTTCCGACCGGTGGGCGTCTATGGGTAGATGATATGGCGAACTGGGGCGTTTTCGTGTGGGAAAACCCCCCGGCTTGGCCTGGTCACCTAACCTTTGTGGATTGGAGTACATTGGTGAAACTGCCTGGCCACGTGGCTTTCAGAGGGGATAACAACAG GTACCTTAGAGGAGTGTCCCAGGATGGGTTAAACTACCTGCAGTTCTCATCCAATGATGCTAATGAGTTGGCATCCAGCCATCGCGTGTTGTTGATGTCCGGAGGACAACTCCGGATAACGTCTGATCACTGGGGGGGCCGGTTCTGGAGGCGCAGTCCTAACTGGATATGGGCCGATGCCACTGATCAGTCTTCTTTGTTTAGCAGCGACGCTCAATTCTGGCCGGTCAGAGTAAACAACACCACCATTGGACTCCGCAATGAGGGCAATGGCCAATTTTGTTCACGTCTGACCGCGCAAGGGAAGACCAGCATGTTAAATGCGGCCGTCCGCACCATCACCACAGAAGCAAGACTGGTGGTGCAAGAGCTCGTGTCCCAAAGAAACATCTACAACGTCAGATATCGGATGGAGAACGCCAGGATATTCAACGAGATGCCTTTTCTCGCAGGCTCATCCGTGGTTACTAACACGACCGACCAGGAGGCTACGAGCCTTGTTGAGATTACGTATCAAGACGAGAGATCTTATAGTTTTAGCCGTAGCCTGTCTCTAACTGCAGGGGTGGAAACCAGAATCAGGACTGGCGTTCCCTTCATTGTGGAAGGAGAGATCACCATGTCATTTGAGATAAACACCACTCTCCAGTGGGACACCGCCACAACTACTACCAGATCAGTTATGGGTTCGGGCTCTGTTCCCGTACCTGCGAGGACTACGGCTAGGATTGATTATGTCGGGACTAGGGGCACTTGCGATATTCCTTTTTCCTACACGCAGCAAGACACGAACTCCACCAATGGCCAGATTTCTCACACTGACCAGATTGATGGTATTTACAAAGGCGTCAGTTGTTACAACTTCAACTTTGTTATCAGATCCACTCAGCGCCTCGCCTGA
- the LOC125203231 gene encoding uncharacterized protein LOC125203231 isoform X1: MAFMLPKFIAIKTTSYPDRGHFYYNERQSSVNLGEGNVSSTLVKIEVERATSNTNYVHLRFSNSKRYWSLRANNNVIVAESNQPVEDTREPSCTLFQPIHAAGEAAGVFYLIHVPTGGRLLVDNTNWGVYVEVNAPDSYGHLAYVDLSTLGIVAFMLPKFIAIKTTSYPDRGHLYYNERQSSVNLGEENVSSTLVKIEVERATSNTNYVHLRFSNSNRYWSLRANSNVIVAESKQPVEDTTNPSCTLFQLVQAAGEVAGVFYLNHVPTGGRLLVDNKNWGVYVEVNAPDSYGLLTYVDWSTLGIVGFMLPKFIAIKTTSYPDRGHLYYNGRQSSVNLGEGNVFSTRVKIEVERATSNTNYVHLRFSNSNRYWSLRANSNVIVAESNQPVEDTREPSCTLFQPVQAAGEAAGVFYLKHVPTGGRLLVDNTNWGVYVEVNAPDSYGHLTYVDWSTLRLQR; the protein is encoded by the exons ATGGCCTTCATGCTTCCAAAGTTCATCGCCATAAAAACAACTAGTTATCCTGATAGAGGACATTTTTACTACAACGAAAGACAAAGTTCGGTAAATCTTGGGGAGGGGAATGTGTCTAGCACACTCGTGAAGATCGAAGTCGAACGAGCAACAAGCAACACTAACTACGTTCACCTCCGATTCAGTAATTCCAAAAG GTATTGGTCGCTGAGAGCGAACAACAACGTCATTGTTGCTGAATCGAACCAGCCCGTGGAAGACACAAGAGAGCCTTCATGCACATTGTTCCAGCCGATTCACGCGGCTGGTGAGGCGGCAGGTGTTTTTTACTTGATTCACGTTCCAACTGGTGGGCGTCTGTTGGTAGATAACACGAACTGGGGCGTTTACGTGGAGGTAAACGCCCCAGATTCATACGGCCATCTAGCTTATGTGGATTTGAGTACATTG GGGATCGTGGCCTTCATGCTTCCAAAGTTCATCGCTATTAAAACAACTAGTTATCCTGATAGAGGGCATTTATACTACAACGAAAGACAAAGTTCAGTAAATCTTGGGGAGGAAAATGTGTCTAGCACACTCGTGAAGATTGAAGTTGAACGAGCAACAAGCAACACTAACTATGTTCACCTCCGATTTAGTAATTCTAACAGGTATTGGTCGCTTAGAGCGAATAGCAATGTCATCGTTGCTGAATCGAAGCAGCCCGTGGAAGACACAACAAATCCTTCTTGCACATTGTTCCAACTGGTTCAGGCGGCTGGTGAGGTAGCAGGTGTTTTTTACTTGAATCATGTTCCGACTGGTGGGCGTCTGTTGGTAGATAACAAGAACTGGGGTGTTTACGTGGAGGTCAACGCCCCAGATTCGTACGGTCTTCTAACTTATGTTGATTGGAGTACATTG GGGATCGTGGGCTTCATGCTTCCAAAGTTCATTGCTATTAAAACAACTAGCTATCCTGATAGAGGGCATTTATACTACAATGGAAGACAAAGTTCAGTAAATCTTGGGGAGGGGAATGTGTTTAGCACACGCGTGAAGATCGAAGTCGAACGAGCAACAAGCAACACTAACTACGTTCACCTCCGATTCAGTAATTCCAACAGGTATTGGTCGCTTAGAGCCAACAGCAACGTCATCGTTGCTGAATCGAACCAGCCCGTGGAAGACACAAGAGAGCCTTCATGCACGTTGTTCCAGCCGGTGCAGGCGGCTGGTGAGGCGGCAGGTGTTTTTTACTTGAAACACGTTCCGACTGGTGGGCGTCTGTTGGTAGATAACACGAACTGGGGCGTTTACGTCGAGGTAAATGCCCCAGATTCGTACGGTCATCTAACTTATGTGGATTGGAGTACATTG CGCCTTCAACGGTAA
- the LOC125203231 gene encoding uncharacterized protein LOC125203231 isoform X2, whose translation MAFMLPKFIAIKTTSYPDRGHFYYNERQSSVNLGEGNVSSTLVKIEVERATSNTNYVHLRFSNSKRYWSLRANNNVIVAESNQPVEDTREPSCTLFQPIHAAGEAAGVFYLIHVPTGGRLLVDNTNWGVYVEVNAPDSYGHLAYVDLSTLGIVAFMLPKFIAIKTTSYPDRGHLYYNERQSSVNLGEENVSSTLVKIEVERATSNTNYVHLRFSNSNRYWSLRANSNVIVAESKQPVEDTTNPSCTLFQLVQAAGEVAGVFYLNHVPTGGRLLVDNKNWGVYVEVNAPDSYGLLTYVDWSTLGIVGFMLPKFIAIKTTSYPDRGHLYYNGRQSSVNLGEGNVFSTRVKIEVERATSNTNYVHLRFSNSNRYWSLRANSNVIVAESNQPVEDTREPSCTLFQPVQAAGEAAGVFYLKHVPTGGRLLVDNTNWGVYVEVNAPDSYGHLTYVDWSTLY comes from the exons ATGGCCTTCATGCTTCCAAAGTTCATCGCCATAAAAACAACTAGTTATCCTGATAGAGGACATTTTTACTACAACGAAAGACAAAGTTCGGTAAATCTTGGGGAGGGGAATGTGTCTAGCACACTCGTGAAGATCGAAGTCGAACGAGCAACAAGCAACACTAACTACGTTCACCTCCGATTCAGTAATTCCAAAAG GTATTGGTCGCTGAGAGCGAACAACAACGTCATTGTTGCTGAATCGAACCAGCCCGTGGAAGACACAAGAGAGCCTTCATGCACATTGTTCCAGCCGATTCACGCGGCTGGTGAGGCGGCAGGTGTTTTTTACTTGATTCACGTTCCAACTGGTGGGCGTCTGTTGGTAGATAACACGAACTGGGGCGTTTACGTGGAGGTAAACGCCCCAGATTCATACGGCCATCTAGCTTATGTGGATTTGAGTACATTG GGGATCGTGGCCTTCATGCTTCCAAAGTTCATCGCTATTAAAACAACTAGTTATCCTGATAGAGGGCATTTATACTACAACGAAAGACAAAGTTCAGTAAATCTTGGGGAGGAAAATGTGTCTAGCACACTCGTGAAGATTGAAGTTGAACGAGCAACAAGCAACACTAACTATGTTCACCTCCGATTTAGTAATTCTAACAGGTATTGGTCGCTTAGAGCGAATAGCAATGTCATCGTTGCTGAATCGAAGCAGCCCGTGGAAGACACAACAAATCCTTCTTGCACATTGTTCCAACTGGTTCAGGCGGCTGGTGAGGTAGCAGGTGTTTTTTACTTGAATCATGTTCCGACTGGTGGGCGTCTGTTGGTAGATAACAAGAACTGGGGTGTTTACGTGGAGGTCAACGCCCCAGATTCGTACGGTCTTCTAACTTATGTTGATTGGAGTACATTG GGGATCGTGGGCTTCATGCTTCCAAAGTTCATTGCTATTAAAACAACTAGCTATCCTGATAGAGGGCATTTATACTACAATGGAAGACAAAGTTCAGTAAATCTTGGGGAGGGGAATGTGTTTAGCACACGCGTGAAGATCGAAGTCGAACGAGCAACAAGCAACACTAACTACGTTCACCTCCGATTCAGTAATTCCAACAGGTATTGGTCGCTTAGAGCCAACAGCAACGTCATCGTTGCTGAATCGAACCAGCCCGTGGAAGACACAAGAGAGCCTTCATGCACGTTGTTCCAGCCGGTGCAGGCGGCTGGTGAGGCGGCAGGTGTTTTTTACTTGAAACACGTTCCGACTGGTGGGCGTCTGTTGGTAGATAACACGAACTGGGGCGTTTACGTCGAGGTAAATGCCCCAGATTCGTACGGTCATCTAACTTATGTGGATTGGAGTACATTG TACTGA